The proteins below come from a single Salinivibrio kushneri genomic window:
- the rfaH gene encoding transcription/translation regulatory transformer protein RfaH: protein MKHWYLLYCKRAEQQRAEQNLKRQGVDCYYPTVTVEKLRRGKCQHVEEPLFPNYIFACFDPDLVQYTSVRSTRGVVDFVRQGAYPIKVDLALIQQLMMMEDCDEQRDALYQGFKPGQSVMIEQGQFAGTEAIFKEKDGEKRCILLINILSKQTELCVNNADISASN from the coding sequence ATGAAACATTGGTATCTACTTTATTGTAAGCGCGCGGAACAGCAACGCGCAGAACAAAATTTGAAGCGCCAAGGCGTTGATTGTTACTACCCGACAGTGACGGTGGAAAAGTTGCGTCGTGGCAAGTGTCAGCACGTTGAAGAGCCGCTCTTCCCCAACTATATTTTTGCCTGCTTTGATCCCGACCTCGTGCAATATACAAGTGTTCGCTCCACGCGTGGTGTGGTTGATTTCGTTCGCCAAGGCGCTTATCCGATCAAGGTCGACTTGGCGTTGATCCAACAGCTGATGATGATGGAAGACTGTGACGAACAACGCGACGCACTCTATCAAGGCTTCAAGCCTGGACAGTCGGTGATGATTGAACAGGGTCAGTTTGCCGGCACGGAAGCGATTTTCAAAGAAAAAGACGGCGAGAAGCGCTGCATTTTGCTGATAAATATACTTAGCAAGCAAACTGAACTTTGTGTCAATAACGCTGATATCAGCGCCTCGAATTAA
- the folC gene encoding bifunctional tetrahydrofolate synthase/dihydrofolate synthase, whose translation MSELQHPTATSSLTTWLSYLESIHTSAIDLGLERVAAVAENAQLTKPAPTVITVAGTNGKGTTCALLESILQHAGYRTGVYSSPHLTHYNERVRINGKQLDDGAHSQAFAMIEQARGETSLSFFEFGTLAALHLFKQHALDVVILEVGLGGRLDATNVVEHDVSVITSLALDHCDWLGDDINQIGYEKAGIFRADKPAVCGQPSPPASVAAHADSIGAELHQLGYQYQYTITDDSWCWAAGAFELTALPIPAIPLQNAATALMALGVADLEIADTHISDGLVSVSVPGRMQVVAKAPYTVFDVAHNPHAAAYLAEKLAECKAERGGHVHAVVAMLSDKDMAGTLACLDGIVDHWYPASLSVPRGAPADSLPVSASQQFASPSEAYQHALKHAEPARDCVVVFGSFHTVGQVMSELN comes from the coding sequence ATGTCTGAACTACAACACCCAACAGCCACGTCCTCTTTAACGACGTGGCTGTCTTATCTAGAAAGCATCCATACCAGTGCCATCGATCTTGGCCTTGAACGCGTTGCGGCTGTGGCGGAAAACGCACAACTGACCAAGCCTGCGCCGACAGTGATTACCGTTGCGGGAACCAATGGTAAAGGCACAACCTGTGCGCTGCTGGAATCGATTTTGCAGCATGCGGGTTATCGCACCGGTGTTTATAGCTCCCCGCACCTCACTCACTATAATGAGCGAGTGCGCATTAATGGCAAACAGCTAGACGATGGTGCGCATAGTCAAGCGTTCGCGATGATTGAACAAGCACGTGGTGAGACCAGCTTGAGCTTTTTCGAGTTCGGCACCTTGGCCGCACTGCACCTGTTCAAGCAGCATGCACTGGATGTCGTTATTTTAGAAGTTGGCCTGGGTGGACGCCTCGATGCCACTAATGTGGTTGAGCATGATGTCTCGGTGATCACCAGCCTCGCGCTTGATCACTGTGATTGGCTAGGGGATGACATTAATCAAATCGGCTACGAAAAAGCAGGTATCTTCCGAGCTGATAAACCCGCTGTTTGCGGTCAGCCCTCTCCACCAGCGAGCGTAGCTGCACATGCTGACAGTATTGGCGCCGAGCTACACCAACTGGGCTATCAATATCAATATACAATCACTGATGATAGTTGGTGTTGGGCGGCAGGGGCGTTTGAGCTGACAGCGTTGCCCATCCCGGCAATACCGTTACAAAACGCTGCTACTGCCTTGATGGCTTTGGGCGTTGCCGATCTGGAAATTGCAGACACGCACATCTCTGACGGGCTAGTATCGGTGTCGGTACCGGGGCGAATGCAGGTTGTCGCCAAGGCGCCTTACACTGTGTTTGACGTTGCTCATAATCCGCACGCGGCCGCTTATTTGGCAGAGAAATTGGCTGAGTGTAAAGCTGAACGGGGCGGGCACGTGCATGCGGTGGTGGCCATGTTATCTGATAAAGACATGGCGGGTACCTTAGCCTGCCTTGACGGTATCGTTGACCACTGGTATCCGGCATCATTATCCGTGCCTCGAGGCGCACCCGCCGACAGCTTGCCTGTATCGGCATCACAACAGTTTGCGTCACCTAGCGAGGCCTATCAGCATGCGTTAAAACACGCTGAACCTGCGCGAGACTGTGTGGTCGTATTTGGGTCGTTTCATACCGTTGGACAGGTAATGAGCGAGCTTAACTAA
- a CDS encoding response regulator has protein sequence MLHNKEILIVEDDPVFSRMIASFLEREGAVVREVENGLEGLQALRQSIPDLLISDLSMPVMTGLEFVEEVSLEYPMLPMIVISGTGGMADVAQALRFGVKDFLIKPIEDINVVKKAIEAVVDDANDDVHASDDFSQQWFKVSEDTDRGASETELKWHLDALRHNPGSARELLMGLMPEPDSQQGAWRLSYHSLQSADANPIVLDYAWLMGGKMAFYVVDSASAEEDGTATTLMIRAFFNDFVRSGDVNERGFLTLVKRIEDAIRASAYTSPVRAMFGVLNTADNQLDILPAGIKATVDSCGSTSLVHSEHWLGRDAFSSQFQSVDLQSGDARVSLNEVGLNSFSVDIQKIA, from the coding sequence GTGTTGCATAATAAAGAGATTTTAATCGTCGAAGATGATCCCGTCTTCAGTCGGATGATTGCATCTTTTCTCGAGAGAGAGGGAGCGGTAGTACGTGAAGTCGAAAATGGTTTAGAAGGGTTGCAAGCGCTGAGACAATCGATTCCTGACCTATTGATCAGTGATCTGTCGATGCCAGTGATGACGGGCTTAGAATTCGTTGAGGAGGTGAGCCTTGAGTATCCAATGCTACCTATGATCGTGATCTCTGGTACCGGAGGAATGGCTGACGTTGCTCAAGCGCTTCGCTTTGGGGTAAAGGACTTTCTGATCAAGCCGATCGAAGACATCAATGTGGTCAAAAAAGCCATCGAGGCGGTAGTGGATGATGCGAATGACGATGTACACGCCAGCGATGATTTCAGCCAGCAATGGTTCAAGGTGAGCGAAGATACAGATCGCGGTGCGTCAGAGACGGAACTCAAATGGCATCTTGATGCCTTACGCCACAACCCAGGTAGCGCACGTGAATTATTAATGGGGCTGATGCCAGAGCCCGACTCGCAACAAGGTGCTTGGCGTCTTTCCTATCACTCACTGCAATCGGCAGATGCCAACCCCATTGTGCTGGATTATGCGTGGTTGATGGGCGGGAAAATGGCATTTTATGTGGTCGACTCTGCCTCTGCAGAGGAAGACGGCACCGCGACCACCTTGATGATCCGAGCGTTTTTTAATGATTTCGTCCGCTCAGGTGATGTTAATGAGAGGGGGTTTCTCACCTTGGTAAAACGGATCGAGGATGCGATTCGAGCCTCCGCCTACACATCGCCGGTTCGTGCGATGTTCGGTGTCTTAAACACTGCCGACAATCAGCTTGATATTTTACCGGCGGGGATAAAAGCCACGGTCGATAGTTGTGGTTCGACAAGCCTTGTTCACAGTGAGCATTGGTTGGGGCGCGATGCGTTCTCGAGCCAGTTTCAAAGCGTCGATCTTCAATCAGGTGATGCGCGTGTGTCGTTGAATGAAGTTGGTTTGAACAGTTTCAGCGTCGATATTCAAAAAATCGCCTAA
- the truA gene encoding tRNA pseudouridine(38-40) synthase TruA has translation MRFALGIEYDGAQFYGWQKQREVTSVQEHLERALSTVANHPVAVQCAGRTDSGVHGTGQVVHFDTDNQRPLKAWTMGVNANLPDPIAVRWAKPVTDDFHARFSATARRYRYVIYNHPLRPAILAKGVSHYHAELDETLMHRAGQYLLGENDFSSFRAAQCQSNSPWRNVMYLSVNRQGRFIVIDIKANAFVHHMVRNIVGSLMTVGRQEQPPEWMAWLLAQKDRTQAAATAKAEGLYLVEVDYPDTFGLPHSPIGPLFLPD, from the coding sequence ATGAGATTCGCGTTAGGCATTGAGTATGATGGCGCTCAGTTTTACGGTTGGCAGAAGCAACGAGAAGTCACGAGTGTGCAGGAACACCTAGAGCGTGCTTTATCGACGGTTGCCAATCATCCTGTCGCCGTACAGTGTGCGGGACGTACCGACTCTGGCGTGCATGGAACAGGACAAGTGGTCCATTTTGACACTGACAATCAGCGTCCTTTAAAAGCTTGGACGATGGGTGTCAATGCGAACTTGCCGGATCCGATAGCGGTGCGATGGGCGAAGCCCGTGACAGACGATTTTCATGCTCGCTTTAGTGCCACTGCGCGACGCTATCGTTATGTGATTTATAATCATCCCTTGCGCCCGGCGATCTTAGCCAAGGGAGTGAGTCACTATCATGCTGAACTTGATGAAACCTTAATGCACCGAGCAGGTCAGTATCTCCTTGGGGAGAATGACTTTTCATCATTCCGTGCCGCTCAGTGTCAATCGAACTCCCCTTGGCGGAACGTGATGTATTTATCGGTCAACCGTCAAGGACGCTTTATTGTGATTGATATTAAAGCCAATGCGTTTGTGCATCATATGGTGCGCAATATTGTTGGGAGCTTAATGACGGTCGGTCGTCAAGAGCAGCCTCCTGAGTGGATGGCTTGGCTGCTGGCACAAAAAGATCGGACCCAGGCTGCCGCGACGGCGAAAGCTGAAGGCTTGTATTTGGTTGAGGTGGACTATCCTGACACGTTTGGGTTGCCTCACTCACCCATTGGCCCCTTGTTTTTGCCGGATTAG
- a CDS encoding response regulator: MKSVLIVEDSRSFRMLAEQQVKKAGFTPVTCTCLAETRDVLDHHTAYLCAILDYNLPDAHHGEVIDLCLSAGLKVVVLTASQSEKTRDEILSKPVIDYIPKDSSHCIDAVCRLIKRLADNQGHRVLVVDDSASIRQRISALLARQYLTVLEAENGEQALDVLEKTPDISLIITDYEMPKMNGLQLVYALRKKDTKCSQAIIGLSGHNDNALTARFLKAGANDYLPKPFNQEEFFCRVHSCLDAIDTEWRLFLLANTDFLTQLWNRRYFFEQGELLASEARKHLAIIDIDYFKRINDDFGHHIGDDVLVEVAQMLADAFPEDTVARLGGEEFCVLSLRDLTVFQQSLDTYRQSVAERPVQVSDQTLKVTVSIGVDSQAASLSRLLHTADQALYQAKASGRNQVVVHQG; this comes from the coding sequence TTGAAGTCGGTCCTTATCGTTGAAGACAGTCGGTCGTTTCGCATGCTGGCTGAACAGCAGGTAAAAAAAGCGGGTTTTACCCCTGTGACTTGTACCTGCCTCGCAGAAACAAGGGATGTGCTAGATCATCACACAGCCTATCTCTGTGCGATCCTCGACTATAATTTGCCCGATGCTCACCACGGCGAAGTCATCGATTTATGTTTATCCGCAGGGCTTAAAGTGGTCGTCCTCACCGCCTCGCAATCAGAGAAAACGCGTGATGAGATCCTATCGAAGCCCGTAATCGATTATATCCCGAAAGACAGTAGTCATTGTATTGATGCGGTTTGCCGACTTATTAAGCGTTTAGCTGACAATCAAGGACACCGTGTACTGGTGGTTGATGACTCAGCCTCGATACGTCAACGCATCTCTGCGTTGTTAGCGCGTCAGTATTTGACCGTACTGGAAGCTGAAAATGGTGAGCAGGCACTTGACGTGCTGGAAAAAACGCCAGATATCTCGCTGATTATCACTGATTATGAAATGCCCAAGATGAATGGTCTTCAGCTTGTTTACGCGCTTCGCAAGAAAGATACCAAGTGTTCACAGGCGATCATTGGCTTGTCTGGACATAATGATAATGCACTAACGGCACGCTTTCTCAAAGCAGGGGCCAACGATTACTTGCCCAAACCGTTTAATCAGGAAGAGTTCTTCTGCCGTGTTCATAGCTGTTTGGATGCGATTGATACCGAATGGCGGCTATTTCTCTTGGCCAATACAGATTTTCTCACGCAGCTTTGGAATCGACGCTATTTTTTTGAGCAGGGTGAGCTGCTGGCGAGTGAAGCGCGTAAGCATTTGGCGATTATTGATATTGATTACTTTAAACGTATCAATGACGACTTTGGTCATCATATCGGTGACGATGTATTGGTTGAGGTCGCGCAAATGCTGGCAGACGCCTTTCCGGAAGACACGGTCGCGCGGTTGGGAGGAGAAGAGTTTTGTGTGTTATCGCTCCGTGATTTGACGGTGTTTCAGCAATCGCTAGACACTTATCGCCAATCAGTCGCCGAACGCCCCGTACAGGTGTCAGATCAGACGCTGAAAGTCACGGTGAGCATTGGCGTGGACTCTCAAGCGGCCTCTCTCTCACGCCTTTTACACACTGCTGATCAAGCCTTGTATCAGGCAAAAGCGTCTGGCCGGAATCAAGTAGTGGTACATCAAGGGTAA
- a CDS encoding SPOR domain-containing protein, which produces MASKLQKRIVGTLVLVSIGVIVLPDVLDGKKEHYQESYESIPLRDDFDSEVSQAPIKAPQVVEVDAPDTKVKERQTNETDSEPAPKPASRETASSSASNQEGAWMIRLGTFRNQDNARRLVKQLREKGYQAHILPKDIQPGDLAKVVVGPHVSKSALASQLTDLQSLTGLKGQLRKFDPLTQ; this is translated from the coding sequence GTGGCCAGTAAGTTACAAAAAAGAATCGTTGGTACCTTGGTGTTGGTGTCTATCGGGGTGATAGTGCTGCCAGATGTGCTTGATGGCAAAAAAGAACATTATCAAGAGAGCTATGAAAGTATCCCACTACGGGATGATTTTGATAGTGAGGTAAGCCAAGCACCGATTAAAGCACCACAAGTGGTTGAAGTAGACGCGCCAGACACCAAGGTTAAAGAGCGTCAGACAAACGAAACGGACAGTGAGCCTGCACCGAAACCAGCGTCTAGAGAAACAGCCTCTTCTTCAGCCAGTAATCAAGAGGGCGCGTGGATGATCCGGCTCGGCACCTTTCGCAACCAAGACAACGCACGACGTTTGGTCAAGCAATTACGCGAAAAAGGCTACCAAGCACACATCTTACCCAAAGACATCCAACCGGGTGATTTAGCCAAGGTGGTCGTGGGGCCTCACGTTTCGAAATCCGCGCTGGCGTCGCAACTGACTGATTTGCAATCTTTGACAGGATTGAAGGGTCAATTGCGTAAATTTGACCCACTTACCCAATAA
- the accD gene encoding acetyl-CoA carboxylase, carboxyltransferase subunit beta, with protein sequence MSWLEKILTKSNIGSSRKASIPEGVWTKCTSCDQVLYHADVERNLEVCPKCEHHMRMPARRRLDVFLDKDGREEIASELEPKDVLKFRDSKKYKDRLVSAQKASGEKDALVVMKGSVFDVPVVACAFEFKFMGGSMGAVVGARFVKAVDAAIENNCGLVCFSASGGARMQEALMSLMQMAKTSAALERLSRHNLPFISVLTDPTYGGVTASFAMLGDINVAEPKAIIGFAGRRVIEQTVRENLPEDFQTSEFLLEHGAIDMIVDRREMRQRLAGLLAKLNNIHSPLVVDVEQDKPDLDPEAAPPSQDQ encoded by the coding sequence ATGAGCTGGCTAGAAAAAATATTAACCAAAAGTAATATTGGTTCATCACGCAAGGCGTCGATTCCAGAAGGTGTGTGGACCAAGTGTACGTCGTGTGATCAAGTTCTCTATCACGCGGATGTCGAGCGTAACTTGGAAGTATGTCCAAAGTGTGAACACCATATGCGCATGCCAGCACGGCGTCGGCTCGACGTGTTTTTGGATAAAGACGGGCGTGAAGAGATTGCTAGTGAGCTTGAACCCAAAGATGTGTTGAAATTTCGCGATTCGAAAAAGTATAAAGATCGCTTAGTGTCGGCGCAAAAAGCGAGTGGCGAGAAAGACGCCCTTGTGGTCATGAAAGGCAGCGTGTTTGATGTACCTGTGGTGGCTTGTGCCTTTGAGTTTAAATTTATGGGCGGCTCGATGGGAGCCGTTGTGGGTGCTCGCTTCGTTAAAGCGGTGGATGCGGCGATCGAAAATAACTGCGGTTTGGTGTGCTTTTCTGCCAGTGGTGGTGCGCGTATGCAAGAAGCGCTTATGTCACTGATGCAAATGGCAAAAACAAGTGCTGCATTGGAACGCCTTTCTCGCCACAACCTGCCGTTTATCTCGGTATTAACCGATCCGACTTATGGTGGGGTGACGGCAAGTTTTGCCATGTTAGGTGATATCAATGTGGCCGAGCCTAAAGCGATTATCGGTTTCGCAGGGCGCCGAGTGATTGAACAGACGGTGCGTGAGAACCTCCCGGAAGATTTCCAAACCAGTGAGTTCTTGCTTGAGCATGGCGCGATTGACATGATCGTCGATCGTCGAGAAATGCGTCAACGCTTGGCGGGGCTGCTTGCTAAATTGAATAACATTCACTCACCGCTTGTGGTCGATGTAGAGCAAGACAAGCCTGATCTTGACCCTGAAGCGGCACCACCTTCTCAAGACCAATAA
- a CDS encoding CvpA family protein, giving the protein MNWIDYLIIGVIGFSALVSVIRGFVKEALSLVIWFGAFFIASQFYTQLAVYLTNIEDAVIRNGSAIALLFIATLIVGAVVNYVIAQLVEKTGLSGTDRVLGMVFGSVRGVLIIAAMLFFLDAFTSVAHTQAWGRSQLIPNFAVVIEWFFHYLENSSSFLPEIAGS; this is encoded by the coding sequence ATGAATTGGATTGATTACCTCATTATTGGCGTCATTGGTTTTTCGGCGCTAGTTAGTGTGATTCGAGGCTTTGTTAAAGAAGCATTGTCATTGGTGATATGGTTTGGTGCGTTTTTTATCGCCAGTCAGTTTTATACGCAACTGGCGGTGTACCTGACCAATATTGAAGATGCCGTTATTCGTAATGGTAGCGCAATAGCCTTATTGTTCATTGCCACCTTAATTGTAGGGGCGGTGGTCAATTATGTGATTGCTCAGTTGGTAGAGAAAACCGGGTTGTCTGGTACCGATAGGGTGCTGGGTATGGTGTTTGGAAGTGTGCGTGGTGTACTCATTATCGCCGCGATGCTCTTTTTCCTTGATGCCTTTACGTCGGTGGCTCACACCCAAGCATGGGGGCGATCGCAACTTATTCCTAACTTTGCGGTAGTGATTGAATGGTTTTTCCACTATCTCGAGAACAGTTCCAGTTTCTTACCTGAGATCGCCGGATCTTAG
- a CDS encoding response regulator, which yields MEYKVLVVEDSRPFRRLLEAEIRKAGYIPCIANSIEQAEKILNQETDFLCAILDYCLPDGQDGEIIDVCLSLDIKVIVLTAMMDARTRERVLAKTVIDYIPKDSPSCVSSIAPLLNRLEKNHQHHVLVVDDSLTARRYVRSLLERQYLNVLEAQNGQEALAMVRRDKRISLVITDYTMPEMDGVSVVKALRKLKTDGQLAIIGLSGEEDSSLTARFLKAGANDFLAKPFNQEEFYCRLHSTLNALDTERRLFNMANTDYLTQVWNRRYFFEHPHTRTHKGPRSLALIDVDHFKKINDKYGHHIGDITLIELAKMMKRYFPEGMVARFGGEEFCILYGNDEVGFVRRLEAMREELEKTVWSPYDKAFSITISIGMVHADARIDELVQRADWCLYQAKAGGRNQLIQDTQTDLVS from the coding sequence ATGGAATATAAAGTGTTGGTTGTGGAAGATAGTCGACCTTTCAGGCGGTTACTTGAAGCCGAGATACGAAAGGCCGGTTACATCCCATGTATAGCAAACTCAATCGAACAAGCAGAAAAGATCCTCAACCAAGAGACTGATTTTCTGTGCGCTATCCTCGATTATTGCCTGCCCGATGGGCAGGACGGTGAAATCATTGATGTTTGTTTGTCGCTGGACATAAAAGTGATTGTACTCACGGCGATGATGGATGCTCGGACTCGAGAGCGTGTGCTAGCCAAAACTGTGATTGATTACATCCCCAAAGATAGCCCTTCGTGCGTATCGTCGATAGCGCCTCTACTCAACCGTTTGGAAAAGAACCATCAGCACCATGTGTTAGTCGTGGATGATTCGCTGACGGCACGCCGTTACGTGCGCAGCTTATTGGAACGGCAATACCTCAATGTTCTAGAGGCACAAAATGGCCAAGAAGCCTTGGCTATGGTGCGCCGCGATAAACGAATTTCTTTGGTGATTACCGATTACACCATGCCAGAAATGGACGGTGTGAGCGTGGTTAAGGCATTACGTAAGCTGAAAACAGACGGCCAATTGGCGATTATAGGCTTATCGGGTGAGGAAGATTCCAGCTTAACGGCGCGATTTTTGAAAGCGGGTGCGAACGACTTTTTAGCTAAACCGTTTAATCAGGAGGAGTTTTATTGTCGCTTGCACAGCACGCTAAATGCGCTTGATACCGAGCGTCGCCTATTTAATATGGCCAACACGGATTATTTAACTCAGGTATGGAATCGGCGTTACTTTTTTGAGCATCCGCATACACGCACACACAAGGGGCCGCGGAGTTTGGCACTGATCGACGTCGATCATTTTAAAAAGATCAATGATAAATATGGTCATCATATCGGTGATATTACGCTGATTGAACTAGCAAAAATGATGAAACGTTATTTCCCGGAAGGCATGGTTGCTCGCTTTGGTGGGGAGGAATTTTGTATCCTCTATGGCAATGACGAGGTGGGCTTTGTGCGCCGACTTGAGGCGATGCGAGAAGAGTTGGAAAAGACCGTTTGGTCACCCTATGATAAGGCATTTTCAATCACCATCAGTATAGGGATGGTTCATGCGGATGCCCGTATCGATGAACTTGTTCAGCGTGCAGATTGGTGTTTGTACCAAGCTAAGGCTGGGGGACGAAATCAGCTAATCCAAGATACCCAAACGGATTTAGTCTCGTGA
- a CDS encoding Yip1 family protein — translation MILSHLLGLYTHPKKEWKAIGERHEAASNSIGHALLLALIPPVCAYYASVHIGWQIGAGDPIFMTPQSALFIASAMYLALLGGVAALAYLTLWMSRTFGSAPTYTQCLELAAYTATPIFMVGLATLYPVVWFVMIVGLIGIAYSVYLLYTGVPILMEIPEERGFIYASSVVTCGLVLLVAILAASVILWNVGMGPVFTH, via the coding sequence ATGATTTTAAGTCATTTATTGGGGTTATATACCCATCCCAAAAAGGAATGGAAAGCGATTGGCGAGCGCCATGAGGCCGCCTCAAACAGCATCGGTCACGCATTATTACTCGCGTTAATCCCACCTGTTTGTGCCTACTACGCAAGCGTCCACATTGGCTGGCAAATCGGCGCGGGGGATCCTATTTTCATGACCCCGCAGAGCGCACTGTTCATCGCCAGTGCCATGTATCTTGCTTTGTTGGGTGGTGTAGCGGCGTTGGCCTACCTCACATTGTGGATGAGTCGTACGTTCGGTTCCGCCCCGACTTACACCCAATGTCTTGAGCTGGCAGCCTATACTGCGACACCTATTTTTATGGTGGGACTCGCCACGCTCTACCCGGTGGTGTGGTTTGTGATGATCGTCGGCTTGATTGGTATCGCCTACTCTGTCTATCTCCTCTACACGGGGGTTCCGATATTGATGGAAATCCCTGAAGAGCGAGGGTTCATCTATGCGAGTTCTGTCGTCACTTGCGGATTAGTGTTGCTAGTCGCGATACTTGCTGCTTCTGTCATCTTGTGGAATGTCGGTATGGGACCTGTCTTTACCCATTAA
- the purF gene encoding amidophosphoribosyltransferase, producing MCGIVGIVGNTPVNQSIYDALTVLQHRGQDAAGIVTIDDNRFRLRKANGLVKDVFQLKHMQRLQGQVGIGHVRYPTAGSSSASEAQPFYVNSPYGITLAHNGNLTNAQDLRQSLFEKDRRHLNTTSDSEILLNVLAHQLSNATSHPLTVDDMFAAVASVHRQVSGAYAVVAMVIGHGVIAFRDPKGIRPLCLGKRDTEAGTEYMVASETVALDAVGFDFVRDVAPGEAIYITLDGQLHTSQCADAPSLNPCIFEFVYFSRPDSFIDKVSVYGARIRMGQKLGAKIQREWDDVDIDVVIPIPETSCDIALEIAQVLGKPYRQGFVKNRYVGRTFIMPGQQMRRKSVRRKLNAIRSEFKDKRVLLVDDSIVRGTTSEQIIEMAREAGAKEVYMASAAPEVRFPNVYGIDMPSVNELIAHGREVDEIGQLIGADGLVYQDLSDLVAAVGEANPAIERFETSVFSGEYVTQDVDQAYLEYIQSLRNDDAKTVREQQQELANLEIHNED from the coding sequence ATGTGTGGTATTGTTGGAATCGTTGGTAACACCCCGGTCAATCAGTCCATTTATGATGCACTAACGGTGCTACAACACCGGGGACAGGATGCCGCCGGGATTGTCACTATTGACGACAATCGTTTCCGGCTTAGAAAAGCCAATGGCCTCGTAAAGGATGTGTTTCAACTTAAGCATATGCAGCGCTTACAAGGCCAAGTCGGCATTGGGCATGTGCGTTACCCAACCGCGGGAAGCTCGAGCGCGTCAGAAGCGCAGCCGTTCTATGTGAACTCGCCGTACGGCATTACGCTTGCCCACAATGGTAACCTCACCAACGCACAAGACTTACGTCAGTCGCTATTCGAAAAAGACCGTCGTCACCTTAATACCACCTCTGATTCTGAAATCCTTCTTAACGTCCTTGCCCACCAGTTATCTAACGCGACATCGCACCCATTAACGGTTGATGATATGTTTGCCGCGGTGGCGTCGGTGCATCGACAAGTGTCGGGGGCTTATGCGGTCGTGGCCATGGTCATTGGCCACGGTGTGATAGCGTTTCGTGATCCTAAGGGCATTCGGCCACTCTGTTTAGGTAAGCGCGATACGGAGGCTGGCACTGAATACATGGTGGCGTCGGAGACGGTGGCGTTGGATGCGGTCGGTTTTGATTTTGTCCGTGATGTCGCACCCGGTGAAGCTATCTATATCACGCTGGATGGGCAACTGCATACCAGTCAATGTGCGGATGCACCGAGTTTAAATCCCTGCATCTTTGAATTTGTCTATTTCTCTCGCCCAGACTCTTTTATTGACAAGGTCTCGGTTTACGGAGCCCGTATTCGCATGGGGCAGAAGCTGGGCGCTAAAATTCAACGTGAGTGGGATGACGTCGATATCGATGTGGTGATCCCCATTCCAGAGACCTCCTGTGACATCGCCTTGGAGATTGCCCAAGTGCTCGGAAAGCCTTATCGCCAAGGGTTCGTAAAAAACCGTTACGTCGGGCGGACCTTTATTATGCCCGGACAACAAATGCGTCGGAAATCGGTGCGCCGTAAACTCAATGCCATTCGTTCTGAATTTAAAGACAAGCGCGTTTTGTTGGTTGATGACTCGATCGTCCGCGGTACCACTTCGGAGCAAATTATCGAAATGGCGCGCGAGGCGGGGGCAAAAGAAGTGTATATGGCATCAGCCGCCCCCGAAGTGCGTTTTCCTAACGTCTATGGCATCGACATGCCCAGCGTCAACGAACTGATCGCTCATGGTCGTGAAGTCGACGAAATTGGTCAACTGATTGGTGCAGACGGTTTGGTCTACCAAGATCTTTCTGACTTGGTAGCGGCGGTTGGCGAAGCGAACCCGGCTATTGAGCGCTTTGAGACGTCTGTATTCAGCGGTGAATACGTCACTCAGGATGTCGATCAAGCGTATCTCGAGTATATACAAAGCTTGCGTAACGATGATGCGAAAACGGTACGCGAGCAGCAGCAAGAGCTGGCTAACTTAGAGATACATAACGAGGACTAA